From Aptenodytes patagonicus chromosome 1, bAptPat1.pri.cur, whole genome shotgun sequence, one genomic window encodes:
- the CYBB gene encoding NADPH oxidase 2 — MGNWVENEGLSIFVVLVWLGLNVFLFWWYYLAYDIPPKFFYTRVLLGRALALARAPAACLNFNCMLILLPVCRNLLSFLRGSSACCSTRVRRQLDRNLTFHKMVAWMIALHTAIHTIAHLFNVEWSVQARLEEKGTLAAVLSGLGDNPHESYINFYRKTIGNPVGGLYVAFTYLAGLTGVIITLALILIITSSTKTIRRSYFEVFWYTHHLFVIFFIGLVIHGAGRIVRGQTAESLAEHNPEICYKNFTHWGKKGACPIPQFAGNPPMTWKWVVGPMFLYLCERLVRLWRSQQKVVITKVVIHPFKTIEVQMMKKGFKMEVGQYIFVKCPAVSKLEWHPFTLTSAPEEDYFSIHVRIVGDWTEGLFNACGCDKQEFQEAWKLPKIAVDGPFGTASEDVFSYETVMLVGAGIGVTPFASVLKSVWYKYCHDATNLKLKKIYFYWLCRDTHAFEWFADLLQSLEAQMQERNNAEFLSYNIYLTGWDESQATHFVMHHEEEKDVITGLKQKTLYGRPNWENEFKTIAGQHPGSRIGVFLCGPEGLADTLNKQSISNSEADPRGVHFIFNKENF; from the exons ATGGGTAACTGGGTGGAGAATGAAGGACTGTCCATCTTCGTCGTT CTTGTGTGGCTGGGGTTGAATGTCTTCCTCTTTTGGTGGTACTATCTTGCATATGATATCCCACCGAAATTCTTCTACACCAGAGTACTCCTTGGC CGTGCTTTGGCTCTGGCAAGGGCCCCTGCAGCTTGTCTGAATTTCAACTGCATGCTCATTCTGCTGCCAGTATGTCGAAACTTGCTCTCCTTCCTCAGAGGATCAAGTGCG TGCTGCTCTACCCGTGTCAGACGACAGCTGGACAGGAACCTCACCTTTCACAAAATGGTGGCATGGATGATCGCCCTTCACACTG CAATTCACACCATCGCACACTTGTTCAACGTAGAGTGGAGTGTGCAAGCCCGTCTTGAAGAGAAAGGAACTCTGGCAGCTGTGCTGTCTGGCCTTGGTGATAACCCACATGAAAGCTATATCAACTTTTACAGAAAAACCATTGGG AATCCTGTGGGGGGCCTATATGTGGCTTTCACGTACTTGGCTGGTCTCACTGGCGTTATCATCACGCTGGCCCTCATACTAATCATCACGTCATCCACCAAAACCATCCGAAGGTcgtattttgaagtattttggtACACCCACCATCTCTTTGTCATCTTCTTTATTGGCCTTGTCATCCATGGTGCTGG gcgTATTGTACGGGGGCAGACAGCTGAGAGTCTGGCTGAACATAATCCAGAGATTTGCTACAAGAACTTCACTCACTGGGGAAAGAAGGGGGCTTGCCCAATCCCCCAGTTTGCAGGGAATCCTCCTATG ACATGGAAGTGGGTTGTAGGTCCCATGTTTTTGTACCTGTGTGAGAGGTTGGTACGGCTTTGGAGGTCACAGCAGAAGGTTGTTATCACAAAG GTGGTCATTCATCCCTTCAAGACAATTGAGGTCCAGATGATGAAGAAGGGCTTCAAGATGGAGGTCGGGCAATACATTTTTGTCAAATGTCCAGCAGTGTCTAAACTGGAATGGCATCCATTCACATTAACCTCTGCTCCAGAAGAGGATTACTTCAGCATTCATGTCCGTATTGTAGGGGACTGGACAGAGGGCTTGTTCAACGCCTGCGGATGTGATAAGCAAGAATTCCAGGAGGCATGGAAGTTGCCCAA GATAGCTGTGGACGGCCCCTTTGGAACAGCGAGTGAGGACGTATTCAGTTATGAAACTGTTATGCTTGTTGGAGCTGGAATAGGGGTCACCCCCTTTGCATCTGTACTCAAGTCTGTCTGGTACAAATACTGCCACGATGCGACCAACCTAAAACTCAAAAAG ATCTATTTTTACTGGCTTTGCAGGGACACTCATGCCTTTGAATGGTTTGCTGACCTCTTGCAATCTCTGGAGGCTCAAATGCAGGAGAGGAATAACGCAGAGTTTCTCAGCTATAACATCTATCTTACAGGCTGGGATGAATCTCAG GCCACTCATTTCGTAATGCACcatgaagaagagaaagatgtGATTACAGGCCTTAAACAGAAAACCTTGTATGGAAGACCTAACTGGGAAAACGAGTTCAAAACTATTGCGGGGCAGCATCCTGG CTCCAGAATAGGTGTTTTTCTCTGTGGACCTGAGGGCCTAGCTGACACACTCAACAAGCAGAGCATCAGCAACTCAGAAGCGGACCCACGAGGAGTACACTtcatttttaacaaggaaaattTCTAA